The Bacillus carboniphilus genome contains a region encoding:
- a CDS encoding genetic competence negative regulator, which yields MRLERLNYDKIKIFLTLDDLMDRGLSREDLWRDSLKVHQLFQDMMNEASEELGFEPNGPIAIEVFSLQAQGMVIIVTKSQIDTLDEEFIDDVIEMQVMLDERNAVLYGFDQFEDVIRLGHVLSTIQVTGGTLFLYQGRYYLWIKDIPELVNLDSLIAILAEYGSSTPITPEFLGEYGQNIMDDNAVETITTHFNLFKN from the coding sequence ATGCGACTTGAGCGCTTGAATTATGATAAAATAAAGATTTTTTTAACATTAGATGATTTGATGGATAGGGGATTATCTAGGGAAGATTTGTGGCGAGATTCGCTCAAGGTACATCAGCTTTTCCAAGACATGATGAATGAAGCTAGTGAAGAGTTGGGCTTTGAACCGAATGGTCCCATAGCTATTGAAGTATTCTCTCTTCAAGCACAAGGGATGGTAATTATTGTAACAAAAAGTCAAATAGATACATTGGATGAAGAGTTCATCGATGATGTTATTGAAATGCAAGTAATGCTTGATGAAAGAAATGCTGTACTATATGGATTTGATCAATTTGAAGATGTCATTCGACTAGGTCATGTTTTATCAACTATCCAAGTAACTGGTGGTACACTCTTTCTATATCAAGGGAGATATTACTTATGGATAAAAGATATTCCTGAATTGGTTAATTTAGATTCATTAATCGCCATATTAGCTGAGTATGGTAGTTCGACTCCGATAACCCCAGAATTCCTTGGAGAATACGGGCAAAATATAATGGATGATAATGCTGTTGAAACGATTACTACACACTTTAACCTTTTTAAAAATTAA